In a genomic window of Bradyrhizobium ontarionense:
- a CDS encoding methanol/ethanol family PQQ-dependent dehydrogenase: MGSLGGAGLASANDKLDQLSQSDENWIMPGKDYNSDNYSKATQINTENVKNLKPAWTFSTGLLNGHEGAPLVVNGTMYVHTSFPNNTFALDLKDPTRILWQDKPKQNPAARAVACCDIVNRGLAYWPGDAKTPPLILKTLLDGHIEALNAKTGELLWKMENSDIKVGSTLTIAPYVVKDTVLVGSSGAELGVRGYLTAYDVHDGAQKWRAYATGPDKDLLLASDFNLKNPQYGQKGLGLSTWEGDAWKVGGGTNWGWYAFDPKTNLVYFGTGNPAPWNETMRPGDNKWTMTIFGRDVDTGEAKFGYQKTPHDEWDYAGVNVMMLSEQKDKDGKTRSLLTHPDRNGIVYTLDRTNGDLVSANKIDDTVNVFKTVDLASGQPVRDPEYGTRMDHLAKDICPSAMGYHNQGHDSYDPTKELFFMGINHICMDWEPFMLPYRAGQFFVGATLNMYPGPKGDRQNYEGLGQIKAYNAITGKFKWEKMERFAVWGGTLATAGNLVFYGTLDGFIKARNSDTGELLWKFKLPSGVIGYPISYMHDGTQYVAIYYGVGGWPGVGLVFDLQDPTAGLGAVGAFKQLANYTQMGGGVMVFSLNGKGPFDDVNLGEYKSSN; this comes from the coding sequence ATGGGTTCGCTGGGGGGAGCAGGGCTTGCAAGTGCGAACGACAAGCTCGACCAGCTCTCGCAAAGCGACGAGAACTGGATCATGCCCGGCAAGGACTACAATTCGGACAATTACAGCAAGGCGACCCAGATCAACACCGAGAACGTCAAGAATCTGAAGCCCGCCTGGACGTTCTCGACGGGACTGCTCAACGGTCACGAGGGGGCGCCGCTGGTCGTCAACGGAACGATGTACGTGCACACCTCGTTCCCGAACAATACATTTGCACTGGATCTCAAGGATCCGACGCGGATCCTGTGGCAGGACAAGCCGAAGCAGAATCCGGCCGCCCGTGCGGTGGCGTGTTGCGACATCGTCAATCGTGGCCTGGCCTATTGGCCGGGAGACGCCAAGACGCCGCCGTTGATCCTCAAGACACTGCTCGATGGGCATATCGAGGCGCTCAACGCCAAGACCGGCGAGTTGCTCTGGAAGATGGAGAACTCCGACATCAAGGTCGGCTCGACGCTCACCATTGCGCCCTATGTGGTCAAGGACACCGTGCTGGTCGGATCGTCCGGTGCCGAGCTCGGCGTTCGCGGCTATCTGACGGCCTATGACGTTCACGACGGCGCGCAGAAGTGGCGGGCCTATGCGACTGGTCCCGACAAGGACCTGCTGCTGGCGTCCGACTTCAACCTCAAGAACCCGCAATATGGCCAGAAGGGGCTCGGCCTCTCGACCTGGGAAGGCGACGCGTGGAAGGTCGGCGGCGGCACCAATTGGGGCTGGTACGCGTTCGATCCGAAGACCAATCTGGTCTATTTCGGCACAGGAAACCCGGCGCCGTGGAACGAGACCATGCGTCCGGGCGACAACAAGTGGACGATGACCATTTTCGGCCGCGACGTCGACACTGGCGAAGCCAAGTTCGGCTACCAGAAGACGCCGCACGACGAGTGGGATTATGCCGGCGTCAACGTCATGATGCTCTCCGAGCAGAAGGATAAGGACGGCAAGACCCGCAGCCTGCTGACGCACCCCGATCGCAACGGCATCGTCTACACGCTGGATCGCACCAACGGCGATCTGGTGTCAGCCAACAAGATCGACGACACCGTCAACGTGTTCAAGACCGTCGATCTCGCCAGCGGTCAGCCGGTGCGCGACCCGGAATATGGCACGAGGATGGACCACCTCGCCAAGGACATCTGTCCGTCGGCGATGGGCTATCACAACCAGGGCCATGATTCCTACGATCCCACCAAGGAACTGTTCTTCATGGGGATCAACCACATCTGCATGGACTGGGAACCCTTCATGCTGCCCTACCGGGCGGGACAGTTCTTCGTCGGCGCCACGCTGAACATGTATCCCGGCCCCAAGGGTGATCGCCAGAACTACGAGGGCCTCGGCCAGATCAAAGCCTACAACGCCATCACCGGCAAGTTCAAATGGGAGAAGATGGAGCGCTTTGCGGTCTGGGGCGGCACCTTGGCGACGGCGGGGAATCTCGTCTTCTACGGTACGCTCGACGGCTTCATCAAGGCCCGCAACAGCGACACCGGCGAACTGCTCTGGAAGTTCAAGCTGCCCTCCGGCGTGATCGGCTACCCGATCTCCTACATGCATGACGGCACCCAGTATGTCGCCATCTACTATGGCGTCGGCGGCTGGCCGGGCGTCGGTCTGGTGTTTGACCTGCAGGATCCGACGGCGGGTCTCGGCGCGGTCGGTGCCTTCAAGCAGCTCGCCAACTACACCCAGATGGGCGGCGGCGTGATGGTCTTCTCGCTGAACGGCAAGGGCCCCTTCGACGACGTGAACCTCGGCGAATACAAGTCGTCGAATTAG
- the moxJ gene encoding methanol oxidation system protein MoxJ encodes MSSTLAPAIILACLMQPPLPAAAAEATGSALIGGKTVAEQADASKLRICAAGNELPFSSKDQTGFENRIASVVAKAMGREPVFVFADKPAIYLVRDWLDKGRCDVVVGLDSGDQRVLTTKPYYRAGYVFVTRKDRNIELESWEDPQIKSVGHIVVEFGSPSEVMLKEIGKYTDNMAYLYSLVGFRSPRNQYTQIPPQKIVSEVESGNAGVAAVFAPDIARYVKANAALKMVPIKDDADRDGERIPQQYDQSMGVRHGDEALLVALDTALEKVAPEIADILRDEGIPILKGQSSN; translated from the coding sequence ATGTCTTCCACGCTTGCACCCGCCATCATCCTCGCCTGCCTGATGCAGCCCCCGTTGCCGGCGGCCGCGGCCGAGGCGACCGGTTCCGCTCTCATAGGCGGGAAAACCGTGGCTGAGCAGGCCGATGCATCGAAGCTGCGCATCTGTGCGGCCGGAAACGAATTGCCGTTCTCGTCGAAAGACCAGACAGGCTTCGAGAACAGGATCGCCAGTGTCGTGGCGAAGGCAATGGGGCGCGAGCCGGTCTTTGTTTTCGCGGACAAGCCAGCGATCTATCTGGTCCGCGACTGGCTCGACAAGGGCAGATGCGACGTCGTCGTCGGCCTCGACAGCGGCGATCAGCGGGTTCTGACGACGAAACCTTATTACCGTGCGGGCTACGTGTTTGTCACCCGGAAGGACAGGAACATTGAACTCGAGTCATGGGAGGATCCGCAGATCAAATCTGTGGGTCACATCGTCGTCGAGTTCGGCTCGCCGAGCGAAGTCATGCTCAAGGAGATCGGCAAGTACACCGATAACATGGCCTATCTGTATTCGCTGGTGGGCTTCCGGTCGCCGCGCAACCAGTACACGCAGATCCCGCCGCAGAAGATCGTCTCCGAGGTCGAAAGCGGCAATGCGGGCGTCGCGGCGGTGTTCGCTCCCGACATTGCCCGTTACGTCAAGGCGAATGCGGCGCTCAAGATGGTGCCGATCAAGGATGACGCGGACCGCGACGGCGAGCGGATCCCGCAGCAATACGATCAATCGATGGGCGTGCGGCATGGCGACGAAGCGCTTCTGGTTGCACTCGACACCGCTCTGGAAAAGGTGGCACCCGAGATCGCGGACATCCTCAGAGATGAGGGTATTCCGATCCTCAAGGGCCAGAGCTCGAACTAA
- the moxG gene encoding cytochrome c(L), periplasmic: MTAQGLFATPDESIPPTSMDLRNTDTGEPLDLSNAQKEGRNTEGVRKFFQTGINPYIEDASCLKPGESFYLTSCSGCHGEIGEGKIGPGLNDDYWTYPKNTTDQGLFETIFGGARAQMGPHYDDLTLDQMLQVMAWVRHIYKDDVKAATWLTADQRRKFTPFKRGETFPDDPPGLCKAP; this comes from the coding sequence ATGACGGCTCAAGGCCTGTTTGCAACACCCGACGAGTCGATACCGCCGACCTCGATGGATCTCCGCAACACCGATACGGGGGAGCCGCTCGACTTGTCCAATGCGCAGAAGGAAGGCCGCAACACAGAGGGCGTGCGCAAGTTCTTCCAGACCGGGATCAATCCCTATATCGAGGACGCCAGTTGCCTCAAGCCAGGTGAATCGTTCTATCTCACATCCTGTTCCGGCTGCCATGGCGAGATCGGGGAAGGAAAGATCGGTCCGGGTCTGAATGATGACTATTGGACCTATCCAAAGAACACGACGGACCAGGGCTTGTTCGAGACCATCTTTGGCGGCGCCAGGGCGCAGATGGGTCCGCACTATGATGATCTGACGCTCGACCAGATGCTGCAGGTGATGGCGTGGGTCCGGCATATCTACAAGGATGACGTCAAGGCGGCGACGTGGTTGACAGCCGATCAGAGAAGGAAGTTCACGCCGTTCAAGCGAGGAGAGACCTTCCCGGATGATCCGCCGGGACTGTGCAAAGCGCCATGA
- a CDS encoding methanol dehydrogenase, whose translation MTKAMNSIIAIVAVMAAGMAVPASAYDGTKCKAPGNCWEPKPGFPDKIAGSKYDPKLDPKEVAKQDASEREMEARNARRVENFRKTGRFVYEVDKIADK comes from the coding sequence ATGACAAAAGCTATGAACTCCATCATTGCGATCGTCGCGGTTATGGCAGCGGGAATGGCCGTCCCGGCGTCGGCCTATGACGGGACCAAGTGCAAGGCGCCAGGAAACTGCTGGGAACCCAAGCCAGGCTTCCCGGACAAGATTGCCGGCTCCAAATATGATCCCAAGCTCGATCCGAAGGAGGTCGCCAAGCAGGACGCATCCGAGCGCGAGATGGAAGCGCGCAACGCGCGTCGCGTCGAGAATTTCCGCAAGACCGGGAGATTCGTCTATGAGGTCGACAAGATCGCGGACAAGTAG
- a CDS encoding AAA family ATPase, translating into MNDAVSTASLLERWRSAASDFEASVRQVIVGQPRAVRLVTIAVFARGHVLLAGDVGVGKTTLLRAVARSLGGSYERIEGTVDMMPSDLLYHTFLGDDGRPRVEPSAILGRSDELSVFFFNEINRARPQMHSLLLRLMAERSVTAFNRTFEFPYMQVYADRNRVEKEETFELPAAARDRFLMEIAVEAPVDTDVRRQLVFDPRFHDTETLLQVIDAPALDFKSLVVCAPLIQMSIHTSEALQTYVVRLWDAIVRPAAAGIVIPGVDTGRLVQGGGSPRGLAFAVRAARVRAWLEGRDMLVPEDIRDIFVETMAHRIFLDPIYEMRREEIVRDLCTAVLASVPAP; encoded by the coding sequence ATGAACGATGCCGTTTCAACCGCCTCCTTGCTGGAGCGCTGGCGATCCGCCGCATCAGACTTCGAGGCGTCGGTCAGGCAGGTGATCGTCGGGCAGCCGCGTGCGGTCCGTCTGGTGACGATCGCGGTGTTCGCGCGCGGGCATGTTTTGCTGGCCGGCGATGTCGGCGTCGGCAAGACGACCCTATTGCGTGCGGTGGCGCGCTCCCTTGGCGGCAGCTACGAGCGCATCGAGGGGACGGTCGACATGATGCCGAGCGACCTGCTCTATCACACCTTTCTCGGTGATGACGGCCGGCCGAGGGTCGAGCCGTCGGCGATCCTGGGGCGATCTGACGAATTGTCCGTGTTCTTTTTCAACGAGATCAACCGCGCGCGGCCGCAGATGCATTCACTGCTTCTCCGTCTGATGGCGGAACGCAGCGTCACAGCATTCAACCGAACCTTCGAGTTTCCCTACATGCAGGTTTACGCAGACCGCAACCGCGTCGAGAAGGAAGAGACGTTCGAGCTCCCTGCCGCGGCCCGCGATCGCTTCCTGATGGAGATTGCTGTCGAGGCGCCTGTTGATACCGATGTCAGGCGCCAGTTGGTGTTCGATCCCCGTTTCCACGACACGGAGACGCTGCTGCAGGTAATCGACGCGCCGGCGCTCGACTTCAAGTCCCTGGTCGTCTGTGCGCCGCTGATCCAGATGAGCATCCACACGAGCGAGGCGTTGCAGACCTATGTGGTCCGGCTGTGGGATGCGATCGTTCGTCCGGCTGCTGCTGGCATTGTGATCCCCGGCGTCGACACCGGGCGGCTCGTGCAGGGCGGCGGCAGTCCCCGGGGACTTGCCTTCGCGGTGCGTGCGGCGCGCGTGCGCGCCTGGCTGGAGGGGCGCGATATGCTGGTGCCCGAGGATATCCGCGACATCTTCGTCGAGACGATGGCGCATCGGATCTTCCTCGATCCGATCTATGAAATGCGCCGTGAGGAGATCGTCCGGGATCTCTGCACTGCGGTGCTTGCCAGCGTGCCCGCGCCATGA
- a CDS encoding DUF58 domain-containing protein, with protein MTESRDIVYRPRGRISGLRAGAHASRGIGTFGTFRDQVPFMAHPDARRIDVRGTLRDPFEATLVRRFQQRNAIDVYALVDMTRSLSYEGRARKQDLVAELCGALARSVIRSGDRFALIGFDSDIRPDCFIPPNRRLGSAVDVEALLRQAEWRGRDAKGLHDAARRLGGRRKIVFVVSDFLLPLDLLEAGCEALSQHDLIPVVIDDSSERSDLPDWGLLELTDLETLQRKVVFMRPALKRRWLAQEAERRAGIRRILLRFGRAPVLITDVIDVDLISRQLMEA; from the coding sequence ATGACGGAGTCCCGTGACATCGTTTACCGGCCGCGCGGCCGCATCTCCGGCTTGCGGGCCGGCGCGCATGCGAGCCGGGGTATCGGCACCTTCGGCACGTTTCGTGACCAGGTGCCGTTCATGGCGCATCCCGACGCGCGTCGGATCGATGTCCGCGGCACGTTGCGTGATCCGTTCGAGGCCACCCTGGTGCGCCGCTTCCAACAGCGCAATGCGATCGATGTCTATGCGCTGGTCGATATGACACGATCGCTGTCCTATGAGGGGCGGGCCCGGAAGCAGGACCTGGTCGCCGAGCTTTGCGGCGCGCTGGCGCGCTCGGTGATCCGCAGCGGCGACCGCTTCGCCCTGATCGGTTTCGATAGCGACATTCGGCCGGACTGCTTCATTCCGCCGAATCGGCGCCTTGGCAGCGCGGTGGACGTCGAGGCGTTGCTGCGCCAGGCCGAATGGCGCGGGCGCGATGCCAAAGGCCTGCATGACGCCGCTCGCCGGCTCGGCGGCAGACGCAAGATAGTCTTCGTCGTCTCCGACTTCCTGCTGCCGCTCGATCTGTTGGAGGCGGGCTGTGAGGCGCTCAGCCAGCACGATCTCATCCCGGTCGTGATCGACGACTCGTCAGAGCGCAGCGATCTGCCGGATTGGGGCTTGCTGGAGTTGACGGATCTTGAGACCTTGCAGCGCAAGGTCGTGTTCATGCGTCCGGCCCTGAAGCGCCGCTGGCTTGCGCAGGAGGCTGAGCGCCGAGCCGGTATCCGGCGAATCCTGCTGAGGTTCGGGCGCGCCCCCGTCCTTATCACGGATGTCATAGATGTCGACTTGATCTCGCGGCAGCTCATGGAGGCCTAG
- a CDS encoding nonribosomal peptide synthetase MxaA, translating into MQTFIRLIGLAVLVLAALVPISAPAAFAADVPVVKQVTIRTPRDIGYFVGDLIKADITLIVDGDASIDPASLPSPGSVAYWLDIRSVDVKQDTAGGDRRYVLTIIYQNFYDALDVRQQEIPTIPLLFHRGDETASFQVPAWTIGVSPLREVAPPVKSDPKDYLRPDRRAAIIDLSPWIWSLIAALAAAFLCLALVAYNRAWWPFLRRPARTFSQAAHRLRRLRGREDEIAAYLEALEILHRGIDRADDRSVLADDLDLFLQRHAAYRALKDGLGDFFGASRLAFFANDPERARREFSFDRIETLTRKLAVAERAGP; encoded by the coding sequence ATGCAGACGTTCATCCGGCTGATCGGCTTGGCGGTTTTGGTGCTCGCGGCCCTTGTGCCGATCTCGGCGCCGGCTGCGTTCGCGGCCGACGTGCCCGTCGTGAAGCAGGTGACGATCCGGACGCCGCGGGATATCGGTTATTTCGTCGGCGATTTGATCAAGGCGGATATCACGCTCATCGTCGATGGCGACGCCAGCATCGACCCGGCCTCGCTGCCAAGTCCGGGCAGCGTCGCCTATTGGCTCGACATCCGGTCTGTCGACGTCAAGCAGGACACCGCCGGCGGCGATCGCCGCTATGTCCTGACGATCATCTACCAGAATTTCTACGATGCGCTCGACGTCCGGCAACAGGAGATCCCGACGATCCCGCTGCTGTTCCATCGCGGCGACGAAACCGCCTCGTTCCAGGTGCCGGCCTGGACCATCGGCGTCTCGCCGCTGCGCGAAGTGGCCCCACCGGTCAAGAGCGATCCAAAGGATTATTTGCGACCGGATCGCCGGGCTGCGATTATCGATCTTTCGCCGTGGATCTGGTCGCTGATCGCAGCGCTCGCTGCTGCGTTCCTGTGTCTGGCTCTGGTGGCATATAATCGCGCTTGGTGGCCGTTCTTGCGGCGTCCGGCCCGTACATTCTCCCAGGCCGCTCATCGGTTGCGGCGGCTGCGTGGCCGCGAGGACGAGATCGCGGCCTATCTTGAGGCGCTCGAAATTCTGCATCGAGGCATCGACCGCGCCGACGACAGATCGGTGCTCGCCGATGACCTCGATCTCTTCCTGCAGCGCCATGCAGCCTATCGCGCCCTGAAGGATGGTCTGGGCGATTTCTTCGGTGCGTCGCGTCTGGCGTTCTTCGCCAATGATCCCGAGCGGGCGCGGCGAGAATTTTCGTTCGATCGGATCGAAACGCTCACGCGCAAGCTGGCGGTCGCAGAAAGGGCCGGGCCATGA
- a CDS encoding vWA domain-containing protein, translating to MNLAVDRPWVLLALVLAMLPLMFSAHRETRVGSVSVVPADPLSTLIAWTLRGSAVAAIALVVAALAGPYRVGQIVSRAGEGAQVVILLDRSGSMNDTFAGRTPAGGEESKALATKRLLRDFVGRRPHDLFGVAAFSTSPMLVLPPTDHHDAVRAAIDASDRPGLDFTNMARGLGMALSMFAADHPDEHHAILLVSDGGAVIETHLQDQLRAEFRKFKADLFFLFLRTAGSRGMFDKPGPGEDTPRAMPERFLNLFFQTLGVPYRAFQAENPDQVADAIDQIDELERFPITYVERLPRRDLTGLAYALACVFTVVLVAGKLLEVRLVTGAGAAKAPVGATA from the coding sequence ATGAACCTCGCCGTCGACCGTCCCTGGGTGCTGCTGGCGCTGGTGCTGGCGATGCTGCCGCTGATGTTTTCCGCGCATCGCGAGACCCGGGTGGGCTCGGTGTCCGTCGTTCCCGCCGATCCGCTGTCGACGCTCATTGCCTGGACCTTGCGCGGCTCAGCTGTCGCCGCCATCGCGCTGGTCGTGGCGGCGCTCGCCGGTCCGTATCGTGTCGGGCAAATCGTGAGCCGGGCCGGCGAGGGAGCGCAGGTCGTCATCCTGCTCGACCGTAGCGGCAGCATGAACGACACCTTTGCCGGTCGAACGCCGGCCGGTGGCGAGGAGTCCAAGGCGTTGGCCACCAAGCGGCTGCTGCGCGATTTCGTCGGCAGGCGACCGCACGATCTGTTCGGCGTCGCGGCCTTCTCGACGTCGCCAATGCTGGTGTTGCCGCCGACCGATCATCACGACGCGGTCAGGGCCGCGATCGATGCGAGCGACCGCCCAGGCCTCGACTTCACCAACATGGCCCGCGGGCTCGGCATGGCGCTGTCGATGTTTGCCGCGGATCATCCGGATGAGCACCACGCGATCCTGCTGGTGTCGGACGGCGGCGCCGTGATCGAGACCCATCTGCAGGATCAGCTCCGCGCAGAATTCCGCAAGTTCAAGGCGGATCTGTTCTTTCTGTTCCTGCGAACGGCCGGAAGCCGCGGCATGTTCGACAAGCCAGGTCCGGGTGAGGATACGCCGCGGGCCATGCCCGAGCGCTTTCTCAACCTGTTCTTCCAGACTCTCGGCGTCCCATATCGCGCCTTCCAGGCCGAGAACCCGGATCAGGTCGCCGATGCCATCGACCAGATCGACGAGCTCGAACGCTTTCCGATCACCTATGTCGAACGCCTTCCGCGCCGCGATCTGACAGGGCTGGCCTACGCGCTCGCCTGTGTGTTCACCGTTGTGCTGGTCGCCGGCAAGTTGCTCGAAGTGCGTCTGGTGACCGGCGCTGGCGCAGCCAAAGCGCCCGTCGGGGCGACGGCATGA
- a CDS encoding MxaK protein, whose translation MLILLVLSCLALLAGTLRIAKANETILRLRAGHDVDVALNAPAELLLARISFLLDHDRTDEVRPYLEALDRQDGGRLAAIAHFDLANSRLRQAFDLITASKLDSAGPFVVLSRDAYRRALTLAPDDWDAKFNFDVASRLIRDFPAFERTSGDDIKADRNKIWTDIPGKPQGLP comes from the coding sequence GTGTTGATCTTGCTCGTTCTGTCATGTCTTGCGCTGCTTGCCGGGACGCTTCGCATCGCGAAAGCCAATGAAACGATCCTACGGTTGAGGGCCGGGCATGACGTGGACGTCGCGCTGAACGCACCGGCCGAATTGCTGCTGGCACGCATCTCGTTCCTGCTCGATCACGACCGGACCGACGAGGTGCGGCCATATCTGGAAGCGCTCGACAGGCAGGACGGTGGACGGCTCGCGGCCATCGCGCATTTCGATCTCGCCAACAGCCGCCTGCGCCAGGCCTTCGACCTCATCACTGCAAGCAAGCTCGACAGCGCGGGCCCCTTCGTCGTGCTGTCGCGCGATGCGTACCGCCGGGCGCTGACGCTGGCGCCCGACGATTGGGACGCCAAGTTCAATTTCGACGTGGCCTCCCGGCTGATCCGCGATTTTCCGGCGTTCGAGCGGACCTCGGGCGACGACATCAAGGCCGACCGGAACAAGATCTGGACGGACATCCCAGGCAAGCCGCAGGGGCTGCCATGA
- a CDS encoding vWA domain-containing protein has protein sequence MTSFGEGVAMWRWRQKLRDPLALLLQAALVLLYAAIVLPPLPMTLVGADVLVVVDITGSMNTRDYQAAGKPASRLAIAKTALKDMIGRLPCPSRLALGLFSERVPFLLFEPIDVCRDYGAVSGAIDAIDWREAWEGDSHIAAGLFRSIEMARSLGIDLIFITDGQEAPPLPASGPPPFEGKRNEVRGLIVGAGGYSLSPIPKFDDRGNEVGFWGAEDVPHENRFGPPPPDAETRPGYNPRNAPFGSVAAKGSEHLSSVREPYLKQLAQETGLAYAHLDGPAGLTEAYLPVSVPRASHGLTDLRWLPGLLALSALLAVFSPLGRRLASLKSAKP, from the coding sequence ATGACGTCGTTCGGGGAAGGCGTTGCGATGTGGCGCTGGCGGCAGAAACTGCGCGATCCCTTGGCTCTGCTCCTGCAGGCGGCGCTGGTCCTGCTGTATGCCGCGATCGTCTTGCCGCCGTTGCCGATGACGCTGGTGGGCGCAGATGTGCTCGTCGTCGTCGACATCACCGGCAGCATGAACACGCGCGACTATCAGGCTGCGGGCAAGCCTGCCAGCCGCCTTGCCATCGCCAAGACCGCGCTGAAGGACATGATCGGCCGACTGCCGTGTCCGAGCCGGTTGGCCTTGGGGCTGTTCAGCGAGCGCGTGCCGTTCCTGCTGTTCGAGCCGATCGATGTCTGCCGCGACTACGGCGCAGTGTCGGGCGCGATTGATGCGATCGACTGGCGCGAGGCCTGGGAGGGCGACAGCCACATCGCCGCCGGTCTGTTCCGATCGATCGAGATGGCCAGAAGTCTCGGCATCGACCTGATCTTCATCACCGATGGCCAGGAGGCGCCGCCGTTGCCAGCGTCCGGCCCACCGCCGTTCGAGGGCAAGCGAAACGAGGTGAGGGGCCTGATCGTCGGTGCCGGTGGTTATTCGCTTTCGCCGATCCCGAAATTCGACGATCGCGGCAACGAGGTCGGCTTCTGGGGCGCGGAAGACGTGCCGCACGAGAACCGCTTCGGACCGCCGCCGCCCGACGCCGAGACCAGGCCCGGTTACAATCCGCGGAATGCGCCGTTCGGGTCGGTGGCGGCGAAGGGATCGGAACACCTGTCGTCCGTGCGAGAGCCCTATCTGAAGCAACTCGCTCAGGAGACCGGCCTCGCCTACGCGCATCTGGATGGTCCGGCGGGACTCACCGAGGCCTATCTGCCCGTGTCCGTGCCGCGTGCCAGCCATGGGCTGACCGACCTGCGCTGGCTGCCGGGGCTTCTCGCTCTGTCGGCTCTTCTCGCCGTCTTCTCGCCGCTGGGCCGGCGCCTCGCCAGCCTGAAATCCGCCAAACCGTGA
- a CDS encoding SRPBCC family protein, translating to MSFHPVYAASCLLFLITAAFAHGPTPQKVEETVTIRAAPDKVWAVAGDYAGISKWDAVVKASEGSNQKRVLTFTNGETLEEEVDEYDPARMTYSYRMLNPNVKALPASSYSATLVVTPDAQGSSVKWSARVYRGDTENEPPDELNDEAAKTALRELFRAGLDGIKARAEAE from the coding sequence ATGAGCTTTCACCCTGTTTATGCAGCTTCCTGCTTGCTCTTTCTGATCACGGCGGCCTTCGCACACGGGCCGACGCCGCAGAAAGTCGAGGAGACCGTCACGATCAGGGCTGCACCGGACAAGGTATGGGCCGTGGCCGGCGACTATGCCGGCATCTCCAAATGGGATGCGGTGGTGAAGGCGAGCGAAGGGTCGAACCAGAAGCGGGTGCTGACCTTCACCAACGGCGAGACGCTCGAGGAGGAGGTCGATGAATATGACCCGGCCAGAATGACCTATTCCTACCGAATGCTCAATCCGAACGTCAAAGCCTTGCCGGCGAGTTCTTACTCGGCGACCCTGGTCGTGACACCGGACGCGCAGGGGAGCAGCGTCAAATGGTCTGCGCGTGTCTACCGCGGTGACACGGAGAACGAACCGCCGGACGAACTCAACGACGAGGCCGCGAAAACGGCATTGCGGGAATTGTTCCGGGCAGGCCTCGACGGGATCAAGGCAAGGGCCGAGGCGGAGTGA